A window from Macaca fascicularis isolate 582-1 chromosome 20, T2T-MFA8v1.1 encodes these proteins:
- the BEAN1 gene encoding protein BEAN1 isoform X1: MSFKRPCPLARYNRTNYFYPTFSESSEHSHLLVSPVLVASAVIGVVIILSCITIIVGSIRRDRQARLQRHRHHHRRHHHHHHHHRRRRHREYEHGYVLDGHTYSRSSHRMRYACSSSEDWPPPLDISSDGDVDAMVLRELYPDSPPGYEECVGPGATQLYVPTDAPPPYSLTDSCPTLDGTSNSGSSHSPGRHQQEQRTPAQSGLHTVSMDTLPPYEAVCGAGPPSGLLPLPGPGPGSRGSQDSPTPTRALASGPERIV, from the exons TAGCACGATACAACCGCACCAACTACTTCTACCCCACATTCTCAGAGAGCTCAGAGCACAGCCATCTGCTCGTGTCCCCCGTGCTGGTGGCGAGCGCTGTCATAGGTGTGGTCATCATCCTCTCCTGCATCACCATCATCGTGGGCAGCATCCGCAGGGACAGGCAGGCCCGGCTTCAGCGGcaccgccaccaccaccgccgccaccaccaccaccaccatcaccaccgccGGCGTCGACACCGAGAGTACGAGCACGGCTACG TGTTGGACGGGCACACATACAGCCGCTCAAGCCACAGGATGCGCTATGCCTGCAGCTCCTCGGAGGACTGGCCCCCACCCTTGGACATCAGCTCTGATGGGGACGTGGATGCCATGGTACTCAGGGAGCTGTACCCAGATTCTCCACCAGG CTACGAGGAGTGTGTGGGGCCAGGGGCCACTCAGCTGTATGTCCCCACGGACGCACCGCCACCCTACTCTCTGACTGATTCCTGCCCCACGCTGGACGGCACCTCCAACTCAGGCAGCAGCCACAGCCCTGGCCGACACCAGCAGGAGCAGAGAACCCCGGCCCAAAGTGGCCTCCACACGGTCTCCATGGACACCCTTCCCCCCTATGAGGCTGTGTGTGGAGCCGGCCCCCCATCGGGCCTGCTGCCActgccaggcccaggcccagggtcAAGGGGCTCCCAGGACTCACCCACCCCAACCCGGGCCCTAGCCTCCGGCCCAGAGAGGATTGTGTGA
- the BEAN1 gene encoding protein BEAN1 isoform X3, producing MSFKRPCPLLDGHTYSRSSHRMRYACSSSEDWPPPLDISSDGDVDAMVLRELYPDSPPGYEECVGPGATQLYVPTDAPPPYSLTDSCPTLDGTSNSGSSHSPGRHQQEQRTPAQSGLHTVSMDTLPPYEAVCGAGPPSGLLPLPGPGPGSRGSQDSPTPTRALASGPERIV from the exons TGTTGGACGGGCACACATACAGCCGCTCAAGCCACAGGATGCGCTATGCCTGCAGCTCCTCGGAGGACTGGCCCCCACCCTTGGACATCAGCTCTGATGGGGACGTGGATGCCATGGTACTCAGGGAGCTGTACCCAGATTCTCCACCAGG CTACGAGGAGTGTGTGGGGCCAGGGGCCACTCAGCTGTATGTCCCCACGGACGCACCGCCACCCTACTCTCTGACTGATTCCTGCCCCACGCTGGACGGCACCTCCAACTCAGGCAGCAGCCACAGCCCTGGCCGACACCAGCAGGAGCAGAGAACCCCGGCCCAAAGTGGCCTCCACACGGTCTCCATGGACACCCTTCCCCCCTATGAGGCTGTGTGTGGAGCCGGCCCCCCATCGGGCCTGCTGCCActgccaggcccaggcccagggtcAAGGGGCTCCCAGGACTCACCCACCCCAACCCGGGCCCTAGCCTCCGGCCCAGAGAGGATTGTGTGA
- the LOC135968833 gene encoding LOW QUALITY PROTEIN: uncharacterized protein (The sequence of the model RefSeq protein was modified relative to this genomic sequence to represent the inferred CDS: inserted 3 bases in 2 codons; deleted 2 bases in 1 codon; substituted 2 bases at 2 genomic stop codons) encodes MLPMVAVNRLTLYQPPFRPLLGDACFLCVAAAAGALCRDLGPHHAHTWGPNDGSCGLSXWCHRQHSDLPAXRLFLARGARFASTKGRNEHSPKGSLQKCLLSIRIXTTHLCHPRAGVTSRCVLLCLSESPVGLHSVACSGDLLGDPLTGFLAFLVYCLXPSGTPGITSLTKLAPTSSSQGLALMLLSPPSCDAASPSISLGL; translated from the exons ATGCTCCCCATGGTGGCTGTGAACAGACTTACTTTGTATCAACCCCCTTTCCGCCCTCTTCTGGGCGATGCCTGTTTCTTGTGTgtggcagcagctgctggagcGCTGTGCAGAGACCTGGGACCTCACCATGCCCATACATGGGGACCCAATGATGGCTCTTGTGGACTGTCATGATGGTGTCATCGCCAGCACAGTGACCTCCCTGCCTGAAGACTTTTTCTGGCCAGAGGAGCTCGTTTCGCCTCCACAAAGGGCAGGAATGAACATTCTCCAAAGGGCAGCCTCCAAAAATGTCTGCTGAGTATCAGGA AAACAACCCATCTCTGCCACCCGAGGGCGGGCGTCACTTCAAGGTGCGTTCTACTCTGTCTCTCAGAGTCACCAGTGGGACTGCACTCAGTGGCCTGCAGTGGTGACCTGCTTGGTGACCCCCTCACTggcttccttgccttccttgttTACTGCCT TCCATCTGGTACTCCTGGGATCACCTCCCTAACCAAA CTCGCACCCACATCCTCATCCCAGGGTCTGGCCCTCATGCTCCTGTCTCCACCGTCCTGTGATGCAGCTTCACCTTCCATCTCCTTGGGCCTCTGA
- the BEAN1 gene encoding protein BEAN1 isoform X4, translated as MLDGHTYSRSSHRMRYACSSSEDWPPPLDISSDGDVDAMVLRELYPDSPPGYEECVGPGATQLYVPTDAPPPYSLTDSCPTLDGTSNSGSSHSPGRHQQEQRTPAQSGLHTVSMDTLPPYEAVCGAGPPSGLLPLPGPGPGSRGSQDSPTPTRALASGPERIV; from the exons TGTTGGACGGGCACACATACAGCCGCTCAAGCCACAGGATGCGCTATGCCTGCAGCTCCTCGGAGGACTGGCCCCCACCCTTGGACATCAGCTCTGATGGGGACGTGGATGCCATGGTACTCAGGGAGCTGTACCCAGATTCTCCACCAGG CTACGAGGAGTGTGTGGGGCCAGGGGCCACTCAGCTGTATGTCCCCACGGACGCACCGCCACCCTACTCTCTGACTGATTCCTGCCCCACGCTGGACGGCACCTCCAACTCAGGCAGCAGCCACAGCCCTGGCCGACACCAGCAGGAGCAGAGAACCCCGGCCCAAAGTGGCCTCCACACGGTCTCCATGGACACCCTTCCCCCCTATGAGGCTGTGTGTGGAGCCGGCCCCCCATCGGGCCTGCTGCCActgccaggcccaggcccagggtcAAGGGGCTCCCAGGACTCACCCACCCCAACCCGGGCCCTAGCCTCCGGCCCAGAGAGGATTGTGTGA